A region of the Acidimicrobiales bacterium genome:
ACGGTCACGGCGTCGCCGTCGTTGACGAAGGCGATCGCGGTCGGACCGGTCAGCAGCTCGTCGAGGTCGAGACCCGCGTCACGGGCCGCGAACCGCACCAGCGTGTTCTTGTAGACCTTGTACTCGCTGCCCGCCGCGCGCAACGCCCGCCTCAGTTCGGCGAGAGCTCCCACGTCCAGGCCGCGGTACTCGGTCAGAAGCGCTGCGGACGAGCCTTCGAAGCGCTCGCGCACCTCGTCGACGACGGCAACCTTCTCCGCTCTCGGATTCTCCATCGACACCTCCTCTCGTGGTTCTCGGCGCTCGCAAAGAGCGAACGCCAAGACGAGAGTCGAGGAGTCCGCCTACCCAGGCCGGGCTACTGCCCATTTACGCCTCGTGAGAGGCACCGGAGGTCTTCGGCGAGCGATGTGGGTTGTAAGCCGGACCAGCGTAGCGGTCCGGTGGGGTGCGGACGCTAGGCAGCGTCCGCGGTCTCGCGCAGACGGCCCGGGTCGATCTTGACTCCCGGGCCCATCGTCGACGACAGAGCGATGCGCCTCATGTAGCGGCCCTTGGACGACGCCGGCTTGGCCCGGTTCAGCTCGTCGAGCACGGCTCGCAGGTTCTCGAGCAGCGCATCGGGCGTGAACGACACCTTCCCGACCGGCACGTGGATGTTGCCGTAGCGGTCGGTGCGGTACTCCACCTTGCCGCCCTTGAACTCGCCGACCGCCTTGGCCACGTCGGTCGTGACCGTGCCGGTCTTCGGGTTGGGCATGAGGCCGCGGGGGCCGAGCACCCGACCGAGACGACCGACGAGCGGCATCATGTCGGGCGTGGCGATGGCCACGTCGAAGTCGAGCATGCCGCCTTCGACCTGGGCGGCGAGGTCGTCGGCGCCCACGATGTCGGCGCCGGCCTCGCGGGCGGCGGTGGCGGCCTCACCGGCGGCGAACACCGCGACGCGGACGTCCTTGCCGGTGCCCGAGGGCAGGCCGACCGTGCCACGCACGATCTGGTCGGCCTTGCGGGGGTCGACGCCCAGCCGCACGGCCAGCTCGACGGTCTCGTCGAAGTTGGCGTTCGCCAGGGACTTCACGAGGTCGACGGCCTCGGACGGCCCGTGCATCCCCTCGCGGTCGAAGCGCTTCAGCGCGTCGGTGTACTTCTTGCCTTTCGCCATGTCGGCTCCCTCGTTGGTACGGCGGCCGGGCGAGGTGCTCCCGGTCCAGCCTCTGGTGTTACGAACTAGCGGGCGACGTCGATGCCCATCGAGCGGGCGGTGCCGGCGACCTGCAGCTTGGCGGCCTCGATGTCGTAGGCGTTGAGGTCGGGCATCTTGATCTCGGCGATCTCGGTGAGCTGGGCGTCGGTCACCTTGCCGACGGTCTCCCGGCCCGGGTTCTCGGCCGCCTTGTCGAGGCCCGCGGCCTGGCGCAGCAGCACCGGCGTGGGCGGCGTCTTCAGGACGAACGTGAACGTGCGGTCCTCGTAGACGGTGATCTCGACC
Encoded here:
- the rplK gene encoding 50S ribosomal protein L11, whose protein sequence is MAKKKKILAVVKIQIPAGQATPAPPVGTALGPHGVAIMDFCKAYNAATEPQRGTIVPVEITVYEDRTFTFVLKTPPTPVLLRQAAGLDKAAENPGRETVGKVTDAQLTEIAEIKMPDLNAYDIEAAKLQVAGTARSMGIDVAR
- the rplA gene encoding 50S ribosomal protein L1, which codes for MAKGKKYTDALKRFDREGMHGPSEAVDLVKSLANANFDETVELAVRLGVDPRKADQIVRGTVGLPSGTGKDVRVAVFAAGEAATAAREAGADIVGADDLAAQVEGGMLDFDVAIATPDMMPLVGRLGRVLGPRGLMPNPKTGTVTTDVAKAVGEFKGGKVEYRTDRYGNIHVPVGKVSFTPDALLENLRAVLDELNRAKPASSKGRYMRRIALSSTMGPGVKIDPGRLRETADAA